The Methanosarcinales archaeon genomic sequence GGTCTGCTTGAGAGAAAAAGAAAAGCAGGCAATAAATTTGAATGGACGATCAAGCTGTGAGGAATTTATTTGGCTACACTATACCTGACCGAGCAAGGCTCGAAGCTGAGAAAGACATCGAAGAGGCTTGTGGTAGAGAAATATGGCGACACATTACTTGAAGTCCCGGCCTATGGGATAGACCGTGTTCTTATTTTTGGAGCAGTCCAGATCAGCACCCAGGCTATCAGCTTCCTGCTGGAAAGCGGGATCGATGTGAGTTTCCTTTCCATACATGGCAAACTTAAAGGCAAGCTGACTCCGGTCCAGTCAAAAAATGTATTCTTAAGGCTGGCCCAATATGACCGGTATAAGGATGATGAATTCAAGCCGGTGATTGCAAGGAATATCCTTGAAGCAAAGCTGAAGAACCAGCGTACTCTTATCCTGCGCTATCAAAGGAATCACCCTGAAGCGGATTTCTCTGTTGAACTTGATACAATTTCAAATTCGATATCCTCACTTGACCATACTAAAAAAATATCTTCGCTAAGGGGTCTTGAAGGTGCAAGCAGCAAAGCTTACTTCCATTGTTATTCCAAAATGCTATCACTTGATTTTACATTTGATAAGAGGACGAAACATCCGCCATTGGATCCAACCAATGCTCTTTTGAGCCTGGGATATGTGCTTATTACCAATGAGATCGGGGGCCTGGCAGAGTCTACCGGTTTTGATCCTTTTATTGGCTTTTTGCATAGTCTGAGAT encodes the following:
- the cas1 gene encoding CRISPR-associated endonuclease Cas1, with product MATLYLTEQGSKLRKTSKRLVVEKYGDTLLEVPAYGIDRVLIFGAVQISTQAISFLLESGIDVSFLSIHGKLKGKLTPVQSKNVFLRLAQYDRYKDDEFKPVIARNILEAKLKNQRTLILRYQRNHPEADFSVELDTISNSISSLDHTKKISSLRGLEGASSKAYFHCYSKMLSLDFTFDKRTKHPPLDPTNALLSLGYVLITNEIGGLAESTGFDPFIGFLHSLR